In Candidatus Niyogibacteria bacterium CG10_big_fil_rev_8_21_14_0_10_46_36, one DNA window encodes the following:
- a CDS encoding phosphoheptose isomerase, producing the protein MLLLLNMDKSSIETFLAHMNNGITNASFTDAHGNAFPYDKALGEIAALFKHTADTEKKLIFVGNGGSAAIASHMAQDYTKIGGIRAVCFNDPSLMSCFGNDYSFEDMFAKAIEFYADQGDTVIAISSSGSSKNIINAAKTAKVNGCAVVTLSGFDKKNPLFALGTLNIHIPTQTYGTTETAHGLFLHAILDHLADNLPHN; encoded by the coding sequence ATGCTACTTTTATTGAATATGGACAAATCATCAATAGAAACATTTCTCGCCCATATGAATAACGGCATTACCAATGCGTCTTTTACGGACGCACATGGTAACGCATTTCCTTACGATAAAGCGCTTGGAGAAATAGCTGCTTTGTTCAAACATACAGCAGATACGGAGAAGAAACTGATATTTGTAGGAAATGGCGGGAGTGCCGCTATCGCAAGCCACATGGCGCAAGACTACACAAAAATAGGCGGTATCCGTGCCGTATGCTTCAATGACCCGTCTCTTATGAGCTGCTTTGGGAACGACTATTCATTTGAAGATATGTTTGCGAAGGCAATAGAGTTCTACGCCGACCAAGGCGACACTGTTATTGCTATTTCTTCTTCGGGGTCATCAAAAAACATTATTAACGCGGCAAAAACAGCAAAGGTTAATGGATGCGCTGTCGTAACTCTTTCCGGTTTTGATAAAAAAAATCCCCTCTTTGCATTGGGGACGCTCAATATTCATATTCCTACACAAACATACGGCACCACCGAAACTGCTCATGGTCTTTTTCTGCACGCAATCCTTGATCACCTTGCAGACAATCTCCCCCACAATTAA
- a CDS encoding GHMP kinase, with protein sequence MIISRTPFRISFVGGGTDFKEFYTHRAGSVVSTAIDKYVYVIVNRKFGDEVRVSYSQNEIVAHVSQVRHDIIREALTLYGITGGIEVVVVSDLPLRGVGTGLGASSSLAVGVLHALAAFKKIPVTPRKLAEDACRVEIDILGRPAGKQDQYAAAFGRLNYMQFYPDERVDVVTVPVSPDIHAILESNLLLFHTGTDTKSSVVLNEQKKRTSQNMSMLQAMVCLAQETQEDLRSGRMTLGQALHENWMHKRNLASQISNAMIDSFYEKARAAGASGGKILGSGGGGFLLLYCEPEHHAHVRKALSGLREMHFRFERTGSLIVYNDE encoded by the coding sequence ATGATTATTTCACGAACACCCTTCCGGATAAGTTTTGTCGGGGGAGGAACTGATTTCAAAGAGTTTTATACGCATAGAGCGGGGAGCGTAGTAAGTACCGCTATCGATAAATATGTCTATGTCATCGTCAATAGAAAATTTGGCGATGAAGTTCGCGTTAGTTACTCTCAAAATGAGATAGTGGCACATGTAAGCCAGGTACGGCACGACATCATCAGGGAGGCTCTCACATTGTACGGCATTACAGGCGGCATTGAGGTGGTCGTAGTTTCGGATTTGCCGTTGCGCGGAGTGGGAACCGGTCTCGGCGCTTCAAGTAGTTTAGCCGTTGGAGTGTTGCACGCGCTTGCGGCGTTCAAGAAAATACCGGTAACGCCTCGCAAGCTAGCAGAGGATGCGTGCCGGGTAGAAATTGATATTTTAGGGCGACCTGCGGGGAAGCAAGATCAATACGCAGCAGCTTTCGGACGCCTTAATTATATGCAATTTTATCCAGATGAGCGCGTTGATGTAGTGACGGTGCCTGTATCCCCGGACATACATGCGATACTTGAAAGCAATCTCCTTCTGTTCCATACGGGGACCGATACAAAATCAAGCGTTGTGCTTAACGAACAAAAAAAGCGCACATCTCAAAATATGTCTATGTTGCAGGCGATGGTTTGTCTTGCCCAAGAAACACAAGAGGACCTGCGGTCCGGTCGCATGACGCTCGGGCAGGCGCTTCATGAAAATTGGATGCACAAGCGCAATCTCGCAAGCCAGATATCAAATGCGATGATAGACTCATTTTATGAAAAAGCTCGTGCGGCGGGCGCAAGCGGGGGGAAGATTCTAGGTTCCGGCGGGGGCGGATTTTTGCTTTTGTATTGCGAACCCGAACATCACGCACATGTGCGCAAGGCGCTTTCGGGATTGCGGGAGATGCATTTTCGATTTGAGCGCACCGGGAGCCTTATTGTCTATAACGACGAATGA
- a CDS encoding dTDP-4-dehydrorhamnose 3,5-epimerase encodes MIEGVRIISLKKFPDERGAIMHGVRKDTILNDFGEVYFKKLYKDIINGWHVHESLILNYICIHGAVKLVLHDMRPDSPTYRQFEEVYFGDDNYCLVHIPPGIANASKGIAAPFSIMCNIASEPHNPDIRYTRIDPLSGEIPYDWSRKHY; translated from the coding sequence ATGATAGAAGGAGTGCGTATAATTTCTTTAAAAAAATTCCCCGACGAGCGGGGCGCTATTATGCATGGCGTCCGGAAAGATACGATATTGAATGATTTTGGTGAAGTGTATTTTAAAAAATTATATAAAGATATCATTAATGGGTGGCATGTCCATGAGTCTTTGATATTGAATTATATTTGCATCCATGGGGCGGTAAAGCTTGTGCTGCATGATATGCGCCCGGATTCACCGACCTATAGGCAATTTGAAGAAGTATATTTCGGTGATGATAATTATTGCCTCGTCCATATTCCTCCCGGTATCGCAAATGCTTCAAAAGGGATAGCCGCGCCTTTTTCTATTATGTGTAACATTGCTTCTGAGCCGCATAATCCGGATATTCGCTACACGCGGATAGATCCGCTTTCCGGGGAGATACCCTATGACTGGTCACGCAAACATTACTAA